A part of Bombus huntii isolate Logan2020A chromosome 16, iyBomHunt1.1, whole genome shotgun sequence genomic DNA contains:
- the LOC126874861 gene encoding FK506-binding protein 5-like — protein MADNDDAMEDEEDAKSGVPISEHTPESPSETAENMTASEYWKTPSAATSIASEVVSVARNNARGSSNAQSSKSIQEPQEEKLSKSQEEFRKSQEIGLNDKKPSLDELSKDKVPKTTKMYRQCHRRFREIIGKRELRNVELEKHQGDLKKRLNILECSMPAVMVWNMWRMSQGTCVPGLQRIMEKQFEGPASGEVYCPSTPSRHFDCRVREVEAERKQAQKRMQDAKALCAEKEAALEDRNKRLEEAKQLQQEIKLRIEQLTAEVQKLRETAAKTEDDGQCECGIIECKKKWLEKVPSCASIKSNDIECLEKLQQLAENEVYMKRKIAELESREEAYMRTLQQADELWCKVDADAASTVSALQEQLHMKTTANQQMADRICQLEDVIEQLRKRLATCRGELEKYMSISKIEALIGKDDDFADVLEKGILVEVPVKDKEVGRVEDLADVDDVGILVKDDVVEKDILAVVELVDIDLEAKPDIVDVDIEMKPEMVDVAMRVVRADLIDVDDAQMAIHPDDFAYEDERLRQAQDYLARIGSLSELDKYGDDYICASDFICNDVVLSETGLTEEEMIALNENRVTPQELLEKYGWKFDLAELMAQATVEDVEIGETPVTVPPVEKEQEIEIQDKEVEEPSAKVGVTIEETMVIEETRIEETQAVEDIDSAEEYESLEDTDAIEEITDVEEAIQTPRPVEDLEAIEKYESVEDIEYTERIELVEDITLAEDISLVEDIRPTEEIKPIPTEEIEPRPIAEIAPAEEVKPTPTEEIEPRPVEEIRPTEEVKPIPTEEIEPRPIAEITPVEKVESIPIEDTTTVGEIRPVEDVRPFESATPLGPTIVEKEKPLVDERTDVPPSDVPEEKIDKDNVLVPRQEMLLWQDDVDAIRTTIAKCPDCVDVKKEADQLATMMSAYTGTDVKEIVAKPRPREEAVVKIHEEKLHEREIEVQTKPKVAEVEVTAVAEVEEKEVIVKVPEKPEELIELESEYPLEPPTTPSISGVTPQVETIPEVMQKLEESTPVAPEETPKEVVEELEKMPVIPEVDKDKDAIEKIEEEEIMKETEEIVVEELPKEEIEEKEEKKLPEIVEIKVKEDEIDIEVEKPEETEEELVPEEEEEIKEVPVEEIEEIEVPVDVKEEEIYVEILPEERDEELVEEELVKKEIPVWEEPKVLTEEEEEEELICTCPVIPPPPRKKIEITQTEITRIETVQVITQTVVDVETQTTPRITRQPQLVTITKAIDPDSAIMEQLLNYRQPLKERIAAMEITGSSHIHKSTSFHASGTEIGDRPPFVQDTDILRSASPGPRGPRFVPPGPVGFVGSPAGPRGPPPAHTAIRSVPPGTQGPVPSYHSLSAVLQTLRAEGARMKSGPERELRSVYYGKMPGELDQGKCNCCQCGKTMSTPLQGPRTQVKQQPTLPIFKVIPTVPAPKKTIGLSTDKTMQHQSFCPECKLRKLQEVLRAQDPLKRTTKKPTKDQEVCTCAIQLGKGLPCYQKTKKKSDRSCMVKIPKAKTDRSRIIEDDEQDSVRCACSGLIETKPGVMKKVHCSCAEEQEEGQDAEQFGKLPTRR, from the exons ATGGCAGACAACGATGATGCGATGGAAGACGAAGAAGATGCAAAATCCGGTGTACCGATCTCCGAACACACGCCTGAAAGTCCATCCGAAACTGCTGAGAACATGACAGCCTCAGAATATTGGAAAACACCATCAGCCGCGACGTCGATAGCTTCAGAAGTGGTATCCGTAGCACGAAATAACGCTCGAGGCTCTTCAAATGCCCAATCCAGCAAGAGTATCCAAGAGCCTCAAGAAGAGAAGCTTTCAAAGAGCCAGGAAGAATTTAGAAAGTCTCAAGAGATCGGCCTAAATGACAAGAAGCCGTCTTTGGACGAATTGAGCAAAGACAAGGTCCCTAAGACCACCAAGATGTATCGACAGTGTCATCGTCGATTCAGAGAGATCATCGGCAAACGCGAGCTGAGGAACGTGGAACTAGAGAAGCATCAAGGTGATCTGAAGAAGAGATTGAATATTCTGGAGTGTTCCATGCCAGCTGTGATGGTCTGGAACATGTGGAGAATGAGCCAGGGTACCTGTGTTCCTGGACTTCAACGAATCATGGAGAAACAATTTGAAGGTCCAGCTTCTGGAGAAGTGTACTGTCCCAGCACACCTAGTAGACACTTTGACTGTAGAGTGAGGGAAGTTGAGGCTGAGAGGAAACAGGCTCAAAAAAGAATGCAGGATGCCAAGGCTCTTTGTGCCGAGAAGGAAGCTGCATTAGAAGATAGGAATAAAAGACTGGAAGAAGCTAAACAGTTGCAACAGGAGATTAAGTTAAGGATTGAACAACTGACTGCCGAGGTTCAAAAGCTTAGAGAGACTGCTGCTAAAACGGAGGATGATGGGCAAT GTGAATGTGGAATAATAGAGTGCAAGAAAAAATGGTTAGAAAAAGTGCCCAGCTGCGCGTCCATCAAGTCAAACGACATCGAATGTCTAGAAAAGCTACAACAGCTAGCAGAGAACGAAGTGTACATGAAAAGAAAGATCGCGGAACTGGAAAGTCGTGAGGAAGCTTACATGAGGACCCTCCAACAAGCAGACGAATTATGGTGCAAGGTGGACGCGGACGCTGCCAGTACCGTGAGTGCCTTGCAGGAACAATTACACATGAAGACAACGGCGAATCAACAAATGGCTGATCGAATTTGTCAATTAGAAGACGTGATAGAACAGTTGAGGAAAAGGCTAGCAACATGCAGAGGCGAATTAGAAAAATACATGAGCATAAGCAAGATAGAGGCTTTGATAGGCAAAGATGATGATTTTGCTGATGTGCTTGAGAAGGGAATACTAGTTGAAGTCCCTGTAAAAGACAAAGAGGTTGGTAGAGTCGAAGACCTAGCAGACGTTGACGATGTGGGTATCCTGGTTAAGGATGACGTGGTCGAAAAAGATATTCTAGCTGTGGTGGAGCTAGTTGACATTGATCTGGAGGCCAAACCAGATATAGTTGATGTCGACATAGAAATGAAACCTGAAATGGTAGACGTTGCCATGCGCGTCGTTCGAGCAGACCTTATAGACGTGGATGACGCTCAAATGGCGATCCATCCAGACGATTTTGCCTATGAGGATGAGAGGCTGAGGCAAGCTCAAGATTATTTGGCAAGAATAGGATCTCTTTCGGAGCTGGACAAGTACGGAGATGACTATATCTGTGCTTCGGACTTTATTTGCAACGACGTCGTGCTCTCTGAAACTGGACTAACAGAGGAAGAGATGATTGCTTTGAACGAGAATCGTGTTACACCACAGGAGTTACTAGAAAAATATGGTTGGAAGTTTGATTTGGCAGAACTGATGGCTCAAGCTACTGTGGAGGATGTGGAAATTGGTGAAACACCGGTGACTGTTCCACCTGTTGAAAAGGAACAAGAAATTGAGATTCAGGATAAAGAAGTAGAAGAACCTTCAGCAAAAGTAGGGGTGACTATCGAGGAAACTATGGTTATTGAGGAAACTagaattgaagaaactcaagCTGTAGAAGATATTGACTCTGCTGAGGAATATGAATCACTAGAAGACACCGATGCTATTGAGGAAATTACAGATGTGGAAGAAGCTATTCAAACACCTAGACCTGTAGAAGACTTAGAAGCTATTGAGAAGTATGAATCTGTAGAAGACATTGAGTATACGGAGAGAATTGAACTTGTGGAAGACATTACACTTGCAGAAGACATTAGTCTTGTCGAGGACATTAGACCCACTGAGGAAATTAAACCTATTCCTACAGAAGAAATTGAACCTAGACCTATCGCAGAGATTGCACCCGCTGAGGAAGTTAAACCTACCCCTACAGAAGAAATTGAACCTAGACCTGTCGAAGAGATAAGACCTACTGAGGAAGTTAAACCTATTCCTACAGAAGAAATTGAACCTAGACCTATCGCAGAGATTACACCCGTTGAGAAAGTTGAGTCTATACCTATAGAAGACACTACAACTGTAGGAGAAATTAGACCTGTCGAAGACGTCAGACCCTTCGAAAGTGCTACCCCTCTTGGACCTACCATAGTTGAAAAGGAAAAACCACTTGTAGATGAAAGGACAGATGTTCCACCAAGCGATGTTCCAGAAGAAAAAATTGACAAAGATAATGTCCTGGTCCCACGACAAGAGATGTTATTATGGCAGGATGACGTAGATGCTATTCGAACAACAATCGCG AAGTGTCCTGATTGTGTGGATGTAAAGAAGGAGGCTGATCAGTTAGCTACTATGATGTCAGCGTACACTGGA ACCGACGTGAAAGAAATAGTCGCGAAGCCGAGACCTCGCGAAGAAGCAGTCGTGAAAATACACGAAGAGAAACTTCATGAGAGAGAAATTGAAGTACAAACGAAACCAAAAGTTGCTGAAGTAGAAGTGACTGCTGTGGCAGAAGTAGAAGAAAAGGAAGTTATAGTTAAAGTTCCAGAAAAACCTGAAGAGCTGATCGAACTTGAATCAGAGTATCCTCTCGAGCCACCAACAACGCCATCGATCTCTGGTGTGACACCTCAAGTAGAAACCATACCAGAAGTGATGCAAAAACTGGAAGAAAGTACTCCGGTTGCTCCTGAAGAAACTCCGAAAGAAGTAGTAGAAGAACTTGAGAAAATGCCAGTGATTCCTGAAGTAGACAAAGATAAAGATGCAATAGAAAAGATtgaggaagaagaaataatGAAAGAAACTGAAGAAATAGTGGTAGAAGAATTACCAAAAGAAGAAATcgaagagaaggaagaaaagaagctTCCAGAGATAGTCGAAATCAAGGTGAAGGAAGATGAAATTGATATAGAAGTCGAAAAACCAGAGGAAACAGAAGAAGAATTGGTTCCtgaagaggaagaggagatCAAAGAAGTGCCAGTGGAAGAGATAGAAGAAATTGAAGTTCCAGTGGATGTTaaggaagaagaaatataTGTGGAGATATTACCAGAGGAGCGAGACGAAGAATTAGTTGAAGAAGAGctagtaaaaaaagaaatacctGTATGGGAGGAGCCAAAGGTACttacagaagaagaagaagaagaagaactcATCTGTACCTGTCCAGTTATACCTCCTCCG CCCCGCAAGAAAATAGAGATCACTCAGACAGAAATTACAAGAATCGAAACTGTTCAAGTGATCACACAAACAGTCGTAGACGTCGAAACACAAACGACGCCAAGAATAACCAGACAACCACAATTAGTGACTATTACGAAAGCTATAGATCCTGATTCAGCCATTATGGAGCAACTGTTGAATTACAGGCAGCCTTTGAAGGAGCGAATAGCGGCTATGGAAATCACTGGAAGCTCACATATACACAAAAGCACATCCTTCCACGCGAGCGGAACAGAAATTGGTGATCGTCCTCCTTTTGTTCAGGATACTGATATTCTTCGTAGCGCTTCTCCTGGTCCTCGTGGTCCTCGTTTTGTTCCTCCTGGACCTGTTGGCTTTGTAGGTTCTCCTGCTGGTCCACGTGGCCCACCTCCTGCCCACACTGCAATTCGTAGCGTTCCTCCAGGTACTCAAGGTCCAGTTCCATCTTATCATTCTCTCTCAGCTGTCCTCCAAACTCTTAGAGCTGAAGGAGCCCGAATGAAATCGGGCCCAGAAAGGGAACTAAGGTCCGTTTATTATGGCAAAATGCCTGGCGAGCTAGATCAAGGCAAATGCAACTGTTGTCAATGTGGCAAAACTATGTCCACTCCGTTACAAGGTCCTAGAACTCAAGTAAAACAACAGCCAACATTGCCAATATTCAAAGTAATACCAACCGTGCCAGCGCCTAAGAAGACTATCGGCCTAAGTACTGATAAGACAATGCAACACCAGAGTTTTTGCCCAGAATGTAAGCTGAGGAAACTCCAGGAGGTTCTGAGAGCCCAGGATCCTCTGAAAAGAACTACCAAGAAGCCCACAAAGGATCAAGAGGTTTGTACCTGTGCAATTCAACTTGGAAAGGGCTTGCCCTGTTACCAGAAGACGAAAAAGAAGTCAGATCGAAGCTGTATGGTGAAGATCCCTAAAGCCAAGACTGATCGATCAAGGATAATAGAAGATGACGAGCAAGATTCAGTACGCTGCGCTTGCAGCGGGTTGATAGAGACCAAGCCTGGGGTTATGAAGAAGGTGCACTGTTCTT